A region from the Citrobacter telavivensis genome encodes:
- the macB gene encoding macrolide ABC transporter ATP-binding protein/permease MacB, protein MTALLELSNIRRSYPSGEEQVEVLKGITLQINAGEMVAIVGASGSGKSTLMNILGCLDKPTSGTYRVAGRDVSTLDRDALAQLRREHFGFIFQRYHLLSHLTAAQNVEVPAVYAGTERKQRLVRAQELLQRLGLGDRVDYQPSQLSGGQQQRVSIARALMNGGQVILADEPTGALDSRSGEEVMAILHQLRDRGHTVIIVTHDPLVAAQAERVIEIHDGEIVRNPPAKRAVQGQGIQEPTVKTASGWSQFISGFREALTMAWLAMAANKMRTLLTMLGIIIGIASVVSIVVVGDAAKQLVLADIRAIGTNTIDIYPGKDFGDDDPQYQQALKYDDLAAIQKQPWVTSATPAVSQNLRLRYGNTDVAASANGVSGDYFNVYGMTFSEGTTFNREQLNGRAQVVVLDSNTRRQLFPHKANVVGEVILVGNMPATVIGVAEEKQSMFGSSKILRVWLPYSTMSGRIMGQSWLNSITVRVKEGFDSAQAEQQLTRLLTLRHGKKDFFTWNMDGVLKTAEKTTRTLQLFLTLVAVISLVVGGIGVMNIMLVSVTERTREIGIRMAVGARASDVLQQFLIEAVLVCLVGGALGISLSMLIAFTLQLFLPGWEIGFSPVALLTAFLCSTFTGILFGWLPARNAARLDPVDALARE, encoded by the coding sequence ATGACGGCATTGCTTGAGCTGAGCAATATTCGTCGCAGTTACCCCTCCGGAGAAGAACAGGTGGAGGTGCTGAAAGGCATCACGCTACAGATCAATGCCGGCGAAATGGTGGCGATCGTGGGGGCGTCTGGCTCTGGCAAATCCACGCTGATGAATATCCTGGGGTGCCTCGATAAACCCACCAGCGGCACCTATCGGGTGGCAGGACGCGATGTATCAACGTTGGATCGTGACGCGCTGGCGCAGCTGCGCCGGGAGCATTTCGGCTTTATTTTCCAGCGCTATCATTTGCTGTCTCACCTGACGGCGGCGCAAAACGTCGAAGTCCCCGCCGTTTACGCCGGAACGGAGCGGAAACAGCGTCTGGTGCGTGCGCAGGAACTGCTCCAGCGGCTTGGCCTGGGCGATCGCGTCGATTACCAACCCTCGCAGCTTTCCGGCGGTCAGCAGCAGCGCGTCAGTATTGCCCGCGCGCTGATGAACGGCGGACAGGTGATCCTCGCCGATGAACCCACGGGCGCGCTCGACAGCCGTTCCGGTGAAGAAGTGATGGCTATCCTGCATCAGCTGCGCGATCGCGGGCACACGGTGATTATCGTCACCCACGATCCCCTGGTCGCGGCCCAGGCGGAACGGGTGATTGAAATTCATGATGGCGAAATTGTGCGTAATCCGCCCGCAAAACGTGCCGTTCAGGGACAGGGGATTCAGGAACCGACGGTGAAAACGGCGTCCGGCTGGAGTCAGTTTATCAGCGGATTCCGTGAAGCGCTTACGATGGCGTGGTTGGCGATGGCGGCCAACAAAATGCGCACGCTGCTCACGATGCTCGGGATTATTATCGGTATCGCGTCGGTGGTGTCGATTGTGGTCGTCGGTGATGCGGCGAAGCAACTGGTGCTGGCGGACATCCGCGCCATCGGGACCAACACCATTGATATCTACCCCGGCAAAGATTTTGGTGACGACGACCCGCAGTACCAGCAGGCGCTGAAATACGACGATCTCGCCGCTATCCAGAAACAGCCATGGGTAACCTCCGCCACGCCCGCCGTGTCGCAGAATCTGCGCTTGCGCTACGGCAACACCGATGTTGCCGCCAGTGCAAACGGGGTGAGCGGCGACTATTTTAACGTCTACGGCATGACCTTCAGTGAAGGAACCACCTTTAACCGCGAACAGCTTAATGGCCGCGCGCAGGTCGTGGTGCTCGACAGCAACACCCGACGTCAGTTATTCCCGCATAAGGCGAACGTGGTGGGCGAAGTGATCCTCGTGGGCAACATGCCTGCGACGGTGATTGGCGTGGCAGAAGAGAAGCAGTCGATGTTTGGCAGCAGCAAAATTCTACGCGTCTGGTTGCCCTACAGCACGATGTCCGGGCGCATTATGGGGCAGTCGTGGCTGAACTCGATCACCGTGCGGGTGAAGGAGGGCTTCGATAGTGCGCAGGCCGAACAGCAACTCACCCGACTATTGACGCTGCGTCATGGCAAAAAGGATTTCTTCACCTGGAATATGGACGGTGTCTTGAAAACCGCCGAAAAGACCACACGTACTCTTCAGTTGTTCCTGACGCTGGTGGCGGTGATTTCACTGGTGGTCGGCGGGATTGGCGTGATGAACATTATGCTGGTGTCGGTCACGGAGCGTACGCGGGAGATAGGTATCCGGATGGCAGTTGGCGCACGCGCCAGCGATGTGTTGCAGCAATTTTTGATTGAAGCGGTGCTGGTCTGCCTGGTCGGCGGCGCGCTGGGTATCAGCCTGTCGATGCTGATCGCCTTCACGCTGCAGCTGTTCCTGCCCGGTTGGGAGATTGGCTTCTCGCCGGTAGCGCTGCTGACGGCATTTTTGTGCTCT
- the macA gene encoding macrolide transporter subunit MacA, with translation MGIKGNKIKKRYLLLIFILILGAFALWRTLNAPVPNYQTLIVRPGDLQQSVLATGKLDALRKVDVGAQVSGQLKTLSVAIGDKVKKDQLLGVIDPEQAQNQIKEVEATLMELRAQRQQAEAEWKLARVTLSRQQQLAKTQAVSQQDLDTAATEMTVKQAQIGTIDAQIKRNQASLDTAKTNLDYTRIVAPMAGEVTQITTLQGQTVIAAQQAPNILTLADMSTMLVKAQVSEADVIHLKPGQKAWFTVLGDPQTRYEGTLKDVLPTPEKVNDAIFYYARFEVPNPKGILRLEMTAQVHIQLTDVKNVLTIPLSALGDPVGDNRYKVTLLRNGETREREVSIGARNDTDVEIVKGLEAGDEVVTGEGKPGAVQ, from the coding sequence ATGGGTATTAAGGGAAATAAAATTAAAAAGCGCTATCTGCTGCTTATATTCATTCTCATCCTGGGGGCATTTGCCCTTTGGCGGACGCTGAATGCGCCAGTGCCAAATTATCAGACGCTGATTGTGCGTCCGGGAGATCTGCAGCAAAGCGTGCTGGCAACCGGCAAACTCGACGCGCTGCGTAAAGTGGATGTGGGGGCGCAGGTGAGCGGTCAGCTCAAAACGCTGTCGGTGGCGATTGGCGACAAGGTGAAGAAAGACCAGTTGCTTGGCGTTATCGACCCTGAACAGGCACAAAACCAGATCAAAGAGGTGGAAGCGACGCTAATGGAACTGCGCGCCCAACGCCAGCAGGCCGAAGCTGAGTGGAAACTGGCGCGGGTAACGCTCTCTCGCCAGCAGCAGCTGGCAAAAACCCAGGCCGTATCGCAACAGGATCTGGACACCGCCGCGACGGAGATGACGGTGAAGCAGGCGCAAATCGGCACCATCGATGCGCAGATCAAGCGTAATCAGGCGTCTCTGGATACCGCGAAAACCAATCTCGACTACACCCGCATCGTCGCGCCGATGGCTGGAGAAGTCACGCAGATTACCACCCTACAAGGTCAGACGGTGATCGCCGCGCAGCAAGCGCCGAACATTCTGACGCTGGCGGATATGAGCACGATGCTGGTGAAAGCGCAGGTTTCTGAAGCCGATGTGATTCACCTTAAACCGGGACAAAAGGCTTGGTTTACCGTACTGGGCGATCCGCAAACCCGTTACGAAGGGACGCTGAAAGATGTGTTGCCGACGCCGGAAAAGGTCAATGATGCCATTTTCTATTACGCCCGTTTTGAAGTGCCCAATCCAAAAGGCATTCTGCGACTGGAGATGACCGCGCAGGTCCACATTCAGCTAACCGATGTAAAAAACGTTCTGACGATCCCGCTTTCCGCGTTGGGCGATCCGGTCGGGGACAATCGCTACAAGGTGACTCTGCTGCGTAACGGCGAAACCCGTGAACGTGAGGTGTCAATTGGCGCGCGCAATGACACCGACGTGGAGATTGTGAAAGGGCTGGAAGCCGGGGATGAAGTGGTGACGGGCGAGGGTAAACCGGGAGCCGTACAATGA
- a CDS encoding DUF535 domain-containing protein: MSQITDNTFYTSDVASPLQLFMRLTRGQLLPGKFWRKASFRRKFLIRSLLMPRATRQLLENLTQWPELNTLLTRQPRLPIRLHRPYMAVNIKRDTALTALCSHYDLLRQLFSREQLACYLSQGGLNLAKIEAKDGTPFQLDLVSLVSLDKEGESTVVIRDDRMRILAEITFTFCTLNGKRTLFIGGLQGAANDVPHDVIQQATKACYGLFPKRMVMEALCQFAHIAGAEQILAVSNAVHVYRSWRYMDKKTQMHADYDAFWTSLGGEKTEGEYFSLPLTIARKSEADIASKKRAEYRRRYALLDSVVTQVPQRLQS, from the coding sequence ATGTCACAGATTACTGATAATACCTTTTACACTTCAGACGTTGCGTCTCCTTTACAATTATTTATGCGCCTGACGCGTGGTCAATTACTGCCGGGTAAATTCTGGCGGAAAGCCAGCTTTCGCCGTAAGTTTTTAATTCGCTCGCTGCTGATGCCAAGAGCCACCCGTCAACTGCTGGAAAATCTGACCCAGTGGCCTGAGCTGAATACGTTACTGACACGGCAACCCCGGTTACCTATCCGTCTGCATCGCCCGTATATGGCCGTAAATATTAAGCGCGATACCGCGCTGACTGCGCTCTGTAGCCATTACGATCTGCTGCGTCAGTTGTTCAGCCGCGAACAACTGGCCTGTTATTTAAGTCAGGGCGGTCTCAACCTGGCAAAAATTGAGGCTAAAGATGGTACGCCATTCCAGCTTGATTTAGTCAGTCTGGTCTCGCTGGATAAAGAAGGGGAAAGTACCGTTGTGATCCGCGACGATCGGATGCGTATTCTGGCAGAAATTACGTTCACATTCTGCACGTTAAACGGAAAACGCACCCTGTTTATCGGGGGCTTGCAGGGCGCGGCCAATGATGTCCCGCATGATGTGATCCAGCAGGCCACCAAAGCCTGTTATGGCCTGTTCCCCAAAAGAATGGTGATGGAAGCGCTGTGTCAGTTTGCGCACATCGCCGGGGCGGAGCAGATTCTGGCGGTCAGCAACGCGGTACATGTTTATCGCAGTTGGCGCTATATGGATAAAAAAACGCAAATGCATGCCGACTACGACGCCTTCTGGACGTCACTGGGCGGTGAAAAGACCGAGGGGGAATACTTCTCTCTGCCGCTGACCATTGCACGGAAAAGCGAGGCGGATATTGCCAGCAAAAAACGGGCTGAATACCGCCGTCGCTATGCGCTGCTCGACAGCGTCGTCACGCAGGTTCCGCAGCGGTTACAGAGTTAA